In a single window of the Ooceraea biroi isolate clonal line C1 chromosome 8, Obir_v5.4, whole genome shotgun sequence genome:
- the LOC105280283 gene encoding uncharacterized protein LOC105280283 isoform X3 translates to MRRTRRSTSILPVIWIFIVLQSLVNAQTTCNGGLGRVVYERLPDQQLQGFDDDVVRDSAPPFRVLEKCQELCLRDRTATTNLVRTCTSFDFQPGNRIASYSGAAEYEESTCYLTREQAQPEGIGNLMLVPNSVHFTEVCLASDRIERECPNRRYVFERHPRKKLKLPLTDIKEVSAANRTDCEDRCLNEFTFVCRSATYDTALRSCSLSRFTRRTHPELLEDDPNSDYLENTCLNAERRCDGLAVFVKEENKRLRGPFEVDIYTNLTLDECQALCLRAEKYFCRSVEFDEQTRHCVISEEDSVSQKDDIGLSNSPSHHFYDLVCLDNHPSLARGSEYPDSSSTSHMFSDGRRPDTAFQRYRHSRLSGEFHSEITGRSLSECLDECLRQTSFQCRSAVYSENYHICRLSRFNQRDGHRIIYDADYDYYENLMHQYDGDRDGPGYRPDPLGQDTNFGRPSLGRPGYPDDYDKGQYPSSAKPDRYPDRYPDRMPGRYPDNYPDRYPDRYPDRYPDRYPDRRPLPDDRYPDNRYPGQYPDDSDNYGDRYPSDRYPDRYPSGNRYPLGDRYPNSDRYPTSDRYPTSDRYPNSDRYPISDRYPIRGGDRHPIDRYPDSGSLDRYPMNGRYPMMMHGMRYPSRYPTDISDRYPNTIDRYPFPEDPLDRYPTALGGDRMPIDRYPASGRYPDKDSNRRYPSGGHGLYPHGFVDDVRGPQSHGPERPHYGGPYGPARPTLVGGGYGGGGYGNDGGGIVGGGYVGEGGVYNTRPFGTAGGPIIGRPPLVSRCDEQDNFRQVGSRTRVRKPFIRRYTTASSQGQCERECTDARDFVCRSYNYRSYAAPYGAERDNCELSDRDSRDMDMGNPVYYETGSDYDFYERNNGRQGADGECLDVSQVCSEDGMEFTLRTPEGFIGRIYTYGYYDRCFFRGNGGTVNVLRISGPQGYPECGTQRYGDTMTNIVVVQFSDYVQTGRDKRFNLTCMFRGPGEAVVTSGYIGAGSGSPIPIEYLPAENTLSSRVRLMILYQGRPTTTIAVGDPLTFRLEAQDGYNYVTDIFATNVIARDPYSGRSVQLIDRYGCPVDNYVFPGLDRLRDGDSLEARFNAFKIPESNFLVFEANVRTCRDGCQPAYCSGGTGRSEPSFGRRRRDVNNDTVADEDEVSPITVMDGDVNNASATIFNATEVEDEPEDEEDEEEEHVREMIEVLDSRMDIEQERSVVEKQTKMLENICITQNEYYGLVTAVGILVVLLASVVLLSMLVYRKYVYSVIMKNRRLDKTCSRSGHSDEPYSSRVNNFSFMRAGLQKPFQASSISRSMSNAISQRLASSSTALEGAVGLSTGRRSGFDPSEPIYTDPSLFEVTRCSNIAKSTLNDNFHLI, encoded by the exons ATGAGGAGAACTCGCAGATCAACTAGTATCCTTCCAGTTATCTGGATATTTATCGTATTACAGTCCTTGGTCAATG CGCAAACGACCTGCAACGGTGGTTTGGGCAGGGTGGTTTACGAGAGACTTCCGGATCAACAGCTTCAGGGATTCGATGATGATGTG GTACGAGACTCGGCGCCTCCGTTTAGGGTGCTGGAGAAGTGTCAAGAGCTTTGCCTGCGCGACAGAACGGCGACGACCAACCTGGTCCGCACCTGCACGAGCTTCGACTTCCAGCCCGGCAACAGAATTGCCTCCTACAGCGGTGCCGCCGAGTACGAGGAGAGTACTTGCTATTTAACGAGGGAACAGGCGCAGCCAGAGGGCATTGGAAATCTCATGCTCGTGCCGAACAGCGTGCACTTCACTGAGGTGTGCCTGGCGT CCGACAGAATAGAAAGGGAATGTCCGAATCGTCGTTACGTGTTCGAGAGGCACCCGAGGAAAAAGCTGAAGCTACCCCTGACAGACATCAAGGAAGTCAGCGCTGCTAACAGGACTGACTGCGAGGACAG GTGCCTCAATGAATTCACTTTCGTCTGCCGGTCGGCGACGTACGACACTGCGCTGAGAAGTTGTTCCCTCAGCCGTTTCACCAGAAGGACTCACCCCGAGTTGCTGGAGGACGATCCGAATTCTGATTACCTGGAGAATACTTGCCTCAATG CTGAGCGACGATGCGACGGACTCGCGGTGTTCGTGAAAGAGGAGAACAAACGTCTACGCGGCCCGTTTGAAGTGGACATATACACGAATCTCACTTTGGACGAGTGTCAGGCGCTATGCCTCAGAGCGGAGAAGTATTTCTGCCGCAGCGTAGAGTTCGACGAGCAGACCCGACACTGCGTCATCTCCGAGGAAGACTCCGTCTCGCAGAAGGACGACATTGGGCTCAGCAATAGTCCCAGTCATCACTTTTACGATCTAGTCTGCTTAGACAATC ATCCGTCCTTAGCGCGCGGCTCTGAATACCCGGACAGCAGCTCGACGTCGCACATGTTCTCCGACGGCCGACGACCCGATACGGCCTTTCAGCGTTACCGGCACTCGCGTCTCAGCGGCGAATTTCATTCAGAGATCACCGGTCGCAGCCTGAGCGAATGCCTGGATGAATGCCTGCGACAGACGAGCTTTCAGTGCCGCAGCGCCGTCTACTCCGAGAATTATCACATCTGCCGATTGAGCCGGTTTAATCAGCGGGACGGTCACAGGATCATCTACGACGCCGACTACGACTACTATGAGAATCTTATGC ATCAATATGATGGCGATCGCGACGGTCCTGGATATAGACCGGATCCTCTGGGACAAGACACGAACTTCGGACGACCCTCGCTGGGAAGACCCG GCTATCCGGACGATTACGACAAGGGACAATATCCAAGCAGCGCAAAACCCGATCGCTATCCCGATCGCTATCCGGATCGTATGCCGGGTCGTTATCCAGATAATTATCCAGATCGTTACCCGGATCGATATCCCGACCGTTATCCAGACCGGTATCCCGATCGTCGTCCTTTGCCGGACGATAGATATCCAGACAACAGATATCCTGGACAGTACCCAGACGATTCGGACAATTACGGGGATCGATACCCTAGCGATCGGTATCCTGACAGATATCCTAGTGGAAATCGTTACCCACTTGGAGACCGGTATCCAAACTCAGATCGTTACCCAACCTCAGATCGTTACCCAACCTCAGATCGTTACCCAAACTCAGATCGTTATCCCATATCTGATCGTTATCCTATCAGAGGAGGAGATCGTCACCCGATCGATAGATATCCTGATTCCGGAAGTCTCGATAGGTATCCTATGAATGGCCGTTATCCCATGATGATGCACGGTATGCGATATCCAAGCCGATATCCCACAGACATCAGTGATCGGTATCCCAACACGATCGATCGGTATCCTTTCCCAGAAGATCCATTGGATCGATATCCCACAGCGTTAGGCGGCGATAGAatgccgatcgatcgatatccAGCCAGTGGCAGATATCCTGATAAGGATTCTAATCG CAGGTATCCGTCAGGAGGACACGGATTGTACCCGCACGGGTTTGTCGACGACGTTCGCGGTCCTCAAAGCCACGGTCCCGAGCGACCTCACTATGGCGGGCCTTACGGCCCGGCGCGACCCACTCTTGTTGGAGGAGGATACGGCGGAGGAGGATATGGTAATGACGGCGGCGGAATCGTGGGTGGAGGATATGTAGGCGAAGGTGGTGTCTACAATACTCGTCCGTTCGGGACCGCGGGTGGCCCAATCATAGGTAGACCCCCATTGGTATCCAGATGTGACGAGCAGGACAATTTCAGACAAGTTGGATCTCGTACTAGAGTGCGAAAGCCGTTTATCAGACGATACACCACTGCCTCTTCGCAGGGTCAATGCGAACGGGAGTGCACTGACGCCAGAGATTTCGTTTGCAG ATCCTACAATTACCGGTCGTATGCTGCGCCTTACGGGGCCGAGAGGGACAATTGCGAGCTCAGCGATCGAGACTCGAGGGACATGGACATGGGCAACCCGGTTTATTACGAGACCGGGTCCGATTACGACTTCTACGAGAGGAACAACGGTCGGCAGGGCGCGGATGGGGAATGTCTGGATG TTAGCCAAGTCTGTAGCGAGGACGGGATGGAGTTTACCCTGAGGACGCCGGAGGGATTCATCGGGCGAATTTACACGTACGGGTACTACGATCGGTGCTTTTTCCGCGGGAACGGCGGCACCGTGAATGTACTTCGTATCAGCGGGCCTCAGGGATACCCCGAGTGCGGCACACAGCGA TACGGTGACACGATGACGAACATCGTGGTGGTGCAATTTTCGGACTACGTGCAAACCGGACGGGACAAGCGATTCAACCTGACGTGTATGTTTCGGGGGCCTGGCGAAGCTGTCGTCACATCCGGCTACATCGGTGCCGG ATCGGGGTCTCCCATTCCCATCGAATATCTCCCAGCGGAAAACACTCTGAGTTCCAGAGTACGTTTGATGATCCTTTATCAAGGTAGACCTACGACCACCATCGCTGTTGGTGATCCTCTCACTTTCAGACTTGAAGCTCAGGATGG ATACAACTATGTGACGGATATATTCGCTACCAACGTTATTGCAAGGGACCCCTATTCCGGCAGAAGCGTTCAATTGATAGACAGATACGG TTGCCCAGTGGACAATTACGTGTTCCCGGGACTGGACCGCCTTCGTGACGGCGACAGCCTCGAGGCCCGCTTCAACGCCTTCAAAATACCCGAATCAAATTTCCTGGTGTTCGAGGCGAATGTGCGAACGTGCCGCGACGGCTGCCAGCCGGCGTATTGCTCCGGTGGTACCGGCAGAAGCGAGCCGTCCTTTGGTAGACGACGAAGGGACGTAAATAACGACACTGTAGCAGATGAGGACGAGGTGTCGCCGATAACCGTGATGGACGGTGACGTTAATAACGCGTCGGCGACGATTTTCAACGCGACCGAGGTCGAGGACGAGCCGGAGGatgaggaggacgaggaggaggagcacGTTAGAGAAATGATAGAG GTCCTCGACTCGCGAATGGACATCGAGCAAGAGAGAAGCGTCGTCGAGAAGCAAACCAAGATGctggaaaatatttgtataacgCAGAATGAGTACTACGGGCTGGTTACTGCGGTAGGAatcctcgtcgtcctcctcgcCTCAGTCGTTCTCCTGTCTATGCTCGTTTACAG aaaatacGTCTATTCCGTGATCATGAAGAATCGTAGACTCGACAAAACTTGCAGCCGCAGCGGTCACTCCGACGAGCCTTACAGTAGTCGGgtcaataatttctctttcatgAGAGCAGGTCTTCAGAAACCATTTCAGGCCTC GTCTATCTCGAGATCAATGAGCAACGCCATTAGCCAACGTCTCGCCTCGTCGTCCACTGCTCTCGAGGGTGCTGTAGGATTATCCACCGGTCGACGAAGTGGTTTCGACCCGAGCGAGCCGATTTACACCGATCCCTCTCTCTTCGAGGTCACTCGTTGCTCGAACATCGCGAAATCAACCCTCAACGACAATTTTCATCTTATATAG
- the LOC105280283 gene encoding uncharacterized protein LOC105280283 isoform X4 — protein sequence MRRTRRSTSILPVIWIFIVLQSLVNAQTTCNGGLGRVVYERLPDQQLQGFDDDVVRDSAPPFRVLEKCQELCLRDRTATTNLVRTCTSFDFQPGNRIASYSGAAEYEESTCYLTREQAQPEGIGNLMLVPNSVHFTEVCLASDRIERECPNRRYVFERHPRKKLKLPLTDIKEVSAANRTDCEDRCLNEFTFVCRSATYDTALRSCSLSRFTRRTHPELLEDDPNSDYLENTCLNAERRCDGLAVFVKEENKRLRGPFEVDIYTNLTLDECQALCLRAEKYFCRSVEFDEQTRHCVISEEDSVSQKDDIGLSNSPSHHFYDLVCLDNPRGSEYPDSSSTSHMFSDGRRPDTAFQRYRHSRLSGEFHSEITGRSLSECLDECLRQTSFQCRSAVYSENYHICRLSRFNQRDGHRIIYDADYDYYENLMHQYDGDRDGPGYRPDPLGQDTNFGRPSLGRPGYPDDYDKGQYPSSAKPDRYPDRYPDRMPGRYPDNYPDRYPDRYPDRYPDRYPDRRPLPDDRYPDNRYPGQYPDDSDNYGDRYPSDRYPDRYPSGNRYPLGDRYPNSDRYPTSDRYPTSDRYPNSDRYPISDRYPIRGGDRHPIDRYPDSGSLDRYPMNGRYPMMMHGMRYPSRYPTDISDRYPNTIDRYPFPEDPLDRYPTALGGDRMPIDRYPASGRYPDKDSNRRYPSGGHGLYPHGFVDDVRGPQSHGPERPHYGGPYGPARPTLVGGGYGGGGYGNDGGGIVGGGYVGEGGVYNTRPFGTAGGPIIGRPPLVSRCDEQDNFRQVGSRTRVRKPFIRRYTTASSQGQCERECTDARDFVCRSYNYRSYAAPYGAERDNCELSDRDSRDMDMGNPVYYETGSDYDFYERNNGRQGADGECLDVSQVCSEDGMEFTLRTPEGFIGRIYTYGYYDRCFFRGNGGTVNVLRISGPQGYPECGTQRYGDTMTNIVVVQFSDYVQTGRDKRFNLTCMFRGPGEAVVTSGYIGAGYARSGSPIPIEYLPAENTLSSRVRLMILYQGRPTTTIAVGDPLTFRLEAQDGYNYVTDIFATNVIARDPYSGRSVQLIDRYGCPVDNYVFPGLDRLRDGDSLEARFNAFKIPESNFLVFEANVRTCRDGCQPAYCSGGTGRSEPSFGRRRRDVNNDTVADEDEVSPITVMDGDVNNASATIFNATEVEDEPEDEEDEEEEHVREMIEVLDSRMDIEQERSVVEKQTKMLENICITQNEYYGLVTAVGILVVLLASVVLLSMLVYRKYVYSVIMKNRRLDKTCSRSGHSDEPYSSRVNNFSFMRAGLQKPFQASSISRSMSNAISQRLASSSTALEGAVGLSTGRRSGFDPSEPIYTDPSLFEVTRCSNIAKSTLNDNFHLI from the exons ATGAGGAGAACTCGCAGATCAACTAGTATCCTTCCAGTTATCTGGATATTTATCGTATTACAGTCCTTGGTCAATG CGCAAACGACCTGCAACGGTGGTTTGGGCAGGGTGGTTTACGAGAGACTTCCGGATCAACAGCTTCAGGGATTCGATGATGATGTG GTACGAGACTCGGCGCCTCCGTTTAGGGTGCTGGAGAAGTGTCAAGAGCTTTGCCTGCGCGACAGAACGGCGACGACCAACCTGGTCCGCACCTGCACGAGCTTCGACTTCCAGCCCGGCAACAGAATTGCCTCCTACAGCGGTGCCGCCGAGTACGAGGAGAGTACTTGCTATTTAACGAGGGAACAGGCGCAGCCAGAGGGCATTGGAAATCTCATGCTCGTGCCGAACAGCGTGCACTTCACTGAGGTGTGCCTGGCGT CCGACAGAATAGAAAGGGAATGTCCGAATCGTCGTTACGTGTTCGAGAGGCACCCGAGGAAAAAGCTGAAGCTACCCCTGACAGACATCAAGGAAGTCAGCGCTGCTAACAGGACTGACTGCGAGGACAG GTGCCTCAATGAATTCACTTTCGTCTGCCGGTCGGCGACGTACGACACTGCGCTGAGAAGTTGTTCCCTCAGCCGTTTCACCAGAAGGACTCACCCCGAGTTGCTGGAGGACGATCCGAATTCTGATTACCTGGAGAATACTTGCCTCAATG CTGAGCGACGATGCGACGGACTCGCGGTGTTCGTGAAAGAGGAGAACAAACGTCTACGCGGCCCGTTTGAAGTGGACATATACACGAATCTCACTTTGGACGAGTGTCAGGCGCTATGCCTCAGAGCGGAGAAGTATTTCTGCCGCAGCGTAGAGTTCGACGAGCAGACCCGACACTGCGTCATCTCCGAGGAAGACTCCGTCTCGCAGAAGGACGACATTGGGCTCAGCAATAGTCCCAGTCATCACTTTTACGATCTAGTCTGCTTAGACAATC CGCGCGGCTCTGAATACCCGGACAGCAGCTCGACGTCGCACATGTTCTCCGACGGCCGACGACCCGATACGGCCTTTCAGCGTTACCGGCACTCGCGTCTCAGCGGCGAATTTCATTCAGAGATCACCGGTCGCAGCCTGAGCGAATGCCTGGATGAATGCCTGCGACAGACGAGCTTTCAGTGCCGCAGCGCCGTCTACTCCGAGAATTATCACATCTGCCGATTGAGCCGGTTTAATCAGCGGGACGGTCACAGGATCATCTACGACGCCGACTACGACTACTATGAGAATCTTATGC ATCAATATGATGGCGATCGCGACGGTCCTGGATATAGACCGGATCCTCTGGGACAAGACACGAACTTCGGACGACCCTCGCTGGGAAGACCCG GCTATCCGGACGATTACGACAAGGGACAATATCCAAGCAGCGCAAAACCCGATCGCTATCCCGATCGCTATCCGGATCGTATGCCGGGTCGTTATCCAGATAATTATCCAGATCGTTACCCGGATCGATATCCCGACCGTTATCCAGACCGGTATCCCGATCGTCGTCCTTTGCCGGACGATAGATATCCAGACAACAGATATCCTGGACAGTACCCAGACGATTCGGACAATTACGGGGATCGATACCCTAGCGATCGGTATCCTGACAGATATCCTAGTGGAAATCGTTACCCACTTGGAGACCGGTATCCAAACTCAGATCGTTACCCAACCTCAGATCGTTACCCAACCTCAGATCGTTACCCAAACTCAGATCGTTATCCCATATCTGATCGTTATCCTATCAGAGGAGGAGATCGTCACCCGATCGATAGATATCCTGATTCCGGAAGTCTCGATAGGTATCCTATGAATGGCCGTTATCCCATGATGATGCACGGTATGCGATATCCAAGCCGATATCCCACAGACATCAGTGATCGGTATCCCAACACGATCGATCGGTATCCTTTCCCAGAAGATCCATTGGATCGATATCCCACAGCGTTAGGCGGCGATAGAatgccgatcgatcgatatccAGCCAGTGGCAGATATCCTGATAAGGATTCTAATCG CAGGTATCCGTCAGGAGGACACGGATTGTACCCGCACGGGTTTGTCGACGACGTTCGCGGTCCTCAAAGCCACGGTCCCGAGCGACCTCACTATGGCGGGCCTTACGGCCCGGCGCGACCCACTCTTGTTGGAGGAGGATACGGCGGAGGAGGATATGGTAATGACGGCGGCGGAATCGTGGGTGGAGGATATGTAGGCGAAGGTGGTGTCTACAATACTCGTCCGTTCGGGACCGCGGGTGGCCCAATCATAGGTAGACCCCCATTGGTATCCAGATGTGACGAGCAGGACAATTTCAGACAAGTTGGATCTCGTACTAGAGTGCGAAAGCCGTTTATCAGACGATACACCACTGCCTCTTCGCAGGGTCAATGCGAACGGGAGTGCACTGACGCCAGAGATTTCGTTTGCAG ATCCTACAATTACCGGTCGTATGCTGCGCCTTACGGGGCCGAGAGGGACAATTGCGAGCTCAGCGATCGAGACTCGAGGGACATGGACATGGGCAACCCGGTTTATTACGAGACCGGGTCCGATTACGACTTCTACGAGAGGAACAACGGTCGGCAGGGCGCGGATGGGGAATGTCTGGATG TTAGCCAAGTCTGTAGCGAGGACGGGATGGAGTTTACCCTGAGGACGCCGGAGGGATTCATCGGGCGAATTTACACGTACGGGTACTACGATCGGTGCTTTTTCCGCGGGAACGGCGGCACCGTGAATGTACTTCGTATCAGCGGGCCTCAGGGATACCCCGAGTGCGGCACACAGCGA TACGGTGACACGATGACGAACATCGTGGTGGTGCAATTTTCGGACTACGTGCAAACCGGACGGGACAAGCGATTCAACCTGACGTGTATGTTTCGGGGGCCTGGCGAAGCTGTCGTCACATCCGGCTACATCGGTGCCGGGTATGCCAG ATCGGGGTCTCCCATTCCCATCGAATATCTCCCAGCGGAAAACACTCTGAGTTCCAGAGTACGTTTGATGATCCTTTATCAAGGTAGACCTACGACCACCATCGCTGTTGGTGATCCTCTCACTTTCAGACTTGAAGCTCAGGATGG ATACAACTATGTGACGGATATATTCGCTACCAACGTTATTGCAAGGGACCCCTATTCCGGCAGAAGCGTTCAATTGATAGACAGATACGG TTGCCCAGTGGACAATTACGTGTTCCCGGGACTGGACCGCCTTCGTGACGGCGACAGCCTCGAGGCCCGCTTCAACGCCTTCAAAATACCCGAATCAAATTTCCTGGTGTTCGAGGCGAATGTGCGAACGTGCCGCGACGGCTGCCAGCCGGCGTATTGCTCCGGTGGTACCGGCAGAAGCGAGCCGTCCTTTGGTAGACGACGAAGGGACGTAAATAACGACACTGTAGCAGATGAGGACGAGGTGTCGCCGATAACCGTGATGGACGGTGACGTTAATAACGCGTCGGCGACGATTTTCAACGCGACCGAGGTCGAGGACGAGCCGGAGGatgaggaggacgaggaggaggagcacGTTAGAGAAATGATAGAG GTCCTCGACTCGCGAATGGACATCGAGCAAGAGAGAAGCGTCGTCGAGAAGCAAACCAAGATGctggaaaatatttgtataacgCAGAATGAGTACTACGGGCTGGTTACTGCGGTAGGAatcctcgtcgtcctcctcgcCTCAGTCGTTCTCCTGTCTATGCTCGTTTACAG aaaatacGTCTATTCCGTGATCATGAAGAATCGTAGACTCGACAAAACTTGCAGCCGCAGCGGTCACTCCGACGAGCCTTACAGTAGTCGGgtcaataatttctctttcatgAGAGCAGGTCTTCAGAAACCATTTCAGGCCTC GTCTATCTCGAGATCAATGAGCAACGCCATTAGCCAACGTCTCGCCTCGTCGTCCACTGCTCTCGAGGGTGCTGTAGGATTATCCACCGGTCGACGAAGTGGTTTCGACCCGAGCGAGCCGATTTACACCGATCCCTCTCTCTTCGAGGTCACTCGTTGCTCGAACATCGCGAAATCAACCCTCAACGACAATTTTCATCTTATATAG